The genomic region GCCCTTCGCCTTGCGCATCTTCTCGATCAGCCGGGCCCGCTCGCTCTCCATGGCCGCGTGGCGTGCTGCGTGCTCCACGGCGTCGTAGCGCACCACCCCATCCACCAGCGTGTGCATCACCTTGGCGTCGATGGAGAGTGGATTCGCCGTCCAGATCACCAGATCCGCATCCTTGCCGACGCGGATGCTGCCCATGTGCTCGTCCAGGTGCAGCATCTTGGCTGGATTCAGGGTCACCAGCTTGAGCGCTTCCACCTCGGGCATGTCGCCGTACTTCACGCTCTTGGCCGCTTCCTGGTTCAGGCGTCGAGACATCTCGGCGCTATCGGAATTGATCGCCGTGAGCACGCCGGCTTGCGTCATCAGTGCCGCGTTGTAGGGGATGGCGTAGCGCACCTCCCACTTGTAGGCCCACCAGTCGGAGAAGGTGGAGCCGGCCACGCCGTGGGCCGCCATCTTGTCCGCTACCTTGTAGCCCTCGAGGATGTGGGTGAAGGTGTTGACGCGGAAGTCGAAGTCGTCGGCCACGTGCATGAGCATGTTGATCTCGGACTGCACGTAGGAGTGGCAGCTGATGAAGCGCTCGCTGTTAAGGATCTCCGCCATCGCATCCATCACGAGGTCGCGACGGGGCGCAGGAATGCGCGCCTTCTCCGCACGGCTCAGGCCTT from Pseudomonadota bacterium harbors:
- a CDS encoding amidohydrolase family protein, which produces VNDIATNSSMVRMNDVVNSEDVNIYRNLAGGVTAAQLLHGSANPVGGQSALVKMRWGMLPQEMLIDGADGFIKFALGENVKRSRNPASIRYPQTRMGVEQVFRDGFGAARDYQEAWATWQGLSRAEKARIPAPRRDLVMDAMAEILNSERFISCHSYVQSEINMLMHVADDFDFRVNTFTHILEGYKVADKMAAHGVAGSTFSDWWAYKWEVRYAIPYNAALMTQAGVLTAINSDSAEMSRRLNQEAAKSVKYGDMPEVEALKLVTLNPAKMLHLDEHMGSIRVGKDADLVIWTANPLSIDAKVMHTLVDGVVRYDAVEHAARHAAMESERARLIEKMRKAKGAKGGGGGGYRPQRLWHCDSLHGYEYLGDHAAHH